The DNA window AGAGCGGCATCGGTTTCTCGAAGTCGATCAAACTCTCGCTCGTGAAATAACACCTGCGACACGGCCGGCCGTGGAATCCACGGTCCGGCCGTTGCTTTCATATTCTCCCCTGCAACGGGCGCGGCTCTCGCCGCGCCCGTTGTTATTGCATGGCCGATCTTCATGAAACATGCACACCGATGGATTTCACCGAGGGCATTTGTTTATGTACTGGTAAATGCACGATTTTTGCAGCCGACATATAATTTCGACCCGCATCGACGGTCTGATCCCGGCTGCAAGGGCATCCCGCAATACGGCGCTTCGAGATTTTCTCCATCACGTTTTTTCTCATCTCATCTTTTGGAGGAGCGATGGTTACAAGAAGCACGGTTCTGCAATTCATCACTCGAAGCCGAGGCATGGCCGCCATGATAGCGGTGCTCCTATGTTTCGGCACAGTGGCGTTGGCGCAAACACCCGCCTTCTACAACACGGCGGCGAATTCTACCACCAATGCGTATCCCTTCAACACGACATCGTCGATGAAGGTGGAACAACATTACCTCGCGGGCGAATTCGCGGGTGCCTACGCAGGCAATATCACCAAGGTGTACTGGATGGGCGATGCAGCCGTCTCTCCAACGTACACGAATTTGAAAATCTGGCTTGGTCAAACCACCGGGACATTCGGGACCAGTACAACGACGTATGCAACGACGGGCATGACGCAGGTGTACAATGCGGCATCCACACCTGTAACTGTACCCGGAGCGAACTCCTGGTTCGGAATAACACTGCAGACGCCTTTCCCGTACAATCCCACCCAGTCGCTCATTGTCATCTTCTGCCATGAGGGCTACAGTGGAACAGGTATCGGACTGCGATATCCGGGAACATCCACGGTGCCACCGTATCGCCGCATCTATGGTCCTGCGTGCAGCAGCACTGCCGGCAGCGGCACAGACGGCGCGGGTTACAACTTCGGTTTCGACCTCGCCTCTCCGAACTTCAACGACGCCGGTATTTTCGGCCTGGTATCGCCAGTCAACTTCTGCGCCGGCAGCTACGACATCCAGGTAAAGCTGATGAACTTCGGCAAGCAGAACCTGACCAGCACCACAATCAAATGGACCTACGACGGTGTACCTGAGAGCGACTACTCGTGGAGCGGTAACCTCGCGCCTCTCAGCGAAACCACTGTGACACTTGGCACCAAGAACTTCGCAGCAGGCGTCAACCACCCGCTGAAAGTCTGGACGCAACTCCCGAACAATGTTCCCGACACGGGCGTGTTCAACGATACACTGAAAGCAAACCTCAAACCTGCACTCAGCGGTACATTCACGATTGGAGGAGCAACTCCAAATTACGCTACCTTTTCTGCGGCGGCGGCTGATCTTGTCGCCAATGGTGTTTGCGGACCCGTTGTATTCAACGTCCGTCCGGGTACGTACACCGAACGGGTGAATCTGGGAATAATTCCCGGGACCTCTAACACAAACACCGTAACGTTCAAATCCGAAAACGGTAACAGGACCTCGGTCATTGTGCAATACGCGCCGACGGGGACCGGTGATCTCGGAACAGTGAACATGGGTGGTGCCGACTGGGTGACGTTCAGGGACATGACCATCCAATCGACAGGAACCACCTACGCGGCGGCCGTGCAGTTTGCGGGCGGATCCGATAACAACCGCTTCATCAACAACGTGCTCAAGGGCTACGCCTCGGCGACCACATCCACCTATCAGGCCGTCATTTATTCACCCTCGCCCTCTCTTGACAACAACAACAGCTTCATCGGCAACTCGATTGAAGGCGGCGCGTATGCGGCGTACTGGTACGGCACAGGCACGGGCGAAACAAACACGCTGTTCGATGGCAACATGATGACGGGCCAGTACTACATGGGCCTTTCAATGTATTACCAGAACACCCCGATCATCCGCAACAACACGTTGAACATGACGTCGACCTATTCGACGAATTATCTGTATTACCTGTACTATTTCTACGGGCCGTACCAGGTCACCGGCAACAAACTTATCGGCCTCACAACCACGGGCACCAAATACGGCATGTATCTTTACACCAATGGAGCGACAAACACTGCCGCGTCCGCACCGTTGGTGGCAAACAACTTCATCGCGCTCGACGGTGGAGCGTCCGTGTCGTACGGTATCTGGCTGTATTACGGATCCTTCACGAACGTCTTCCACAACACGGTGTACATCAACAGCTCGAGTACAACCTCGCGCGGCCTGACGATTTACTACGGCACCGACAACAAGTCGTGGAATAACATCTTCTACAATCCCCTCGGCGCGATGAGTTACTATTTCCTCGACAACGTCGCGCAGACGACGATGGATTATAACATCCACTACACGACGGGCACCAATCTCGCCTACCTCGGCGGGTCCTACGCCACGAATATCGGCGCGATGCAGACCCTGCTCGGAAGCGGTCGCGAGATGAACTCGAAAGTTAAAATCGTCAACTTCGCAAGCCCCACCACGGGCGACCTGCATCTCGCCGGCGCGTCGCAGAACGACATGGGCCTTGTAGCCACCTTGCTCCCGCAGGTGACCAACGACATCGACAACGATCCGCGCGTGCTTCCGTACGCCGGTGCCGATGAGGCATGCTATATTCTCGGCAACAAGGTCAGCTACGAATTGCGTGATGCCAACGGTGCAAAGCTCTCGTACATCAACGCCCCCGGCACCGTGTACGTGTATTACAGCATCGACTTCCCGGCGACGGCCTTCACCTTCACCGGTACGCTGAAGCTCTACGATGTCACAACAAACGCGCTGGTCTTCCAGTCGCAGTTCCAGGGAAGTAAGCTCGCCGGACAGGCCGCCACGGGTACCGCGCAGATCACTATCCCCAGCACTGTCGCGCCAAACACATATCGGGCTGAAGTCATTTACAATATGCCCAACTCTTGCGGCTACTTCGTCGACTTCACGGCCGGTGCCGGTGTATTGCTTGTTATTCCGCAGGGTATGGTTCCGTGCGTGGTGTGGCCGGGTGACGTGAACAACGATGGCATCGTCAACTACGGCGACCGCAGCGCCCTCAACCGCTACATCTCGAATGCCAACCTGCGCGCCACCTGGCTGCAGGGTCCGGCGCGTTACCGCGTCGACTTCGCCACCAACCCCTTCACCTACTACACGTGGGAAGGACAGGTGGCAGTGCCCTGGCAAACGCCCGACGGTTGTTACATGGATACCGACGGCAGCGGTGCGATCAACAACTTCGACTACCTGGCCATGAAGCTCAACTGGATGAAGACTCACGGAACGCCCAAGGGCGGAACGAACGGCTTCTCGCCCGAGAACTTCGACATGGATCAGAACTATCCGAATCCGTTCAACCCGACGACCACGATTCGTTTTGCGGCGCCCGAGCGTGCAACAGTGCGCCTCGTCGTCACGGATCTGCTCGGCCGCGAGATCACGAAGCTGGTGAACGGCTCGGTGGACGCGGGCGTACACACGGCAACCTTCGATGCGGCGACGCTCGAGAGCGGCCAGTACATCGCCACGATCACCATGACGGGCATTGAGAGCGGCATAAACTTCTCGAAGTCG is part of the Ignavibacteriota bacterium genome and encodes:
- a CDS encoding T9SS type A sorting domain-containing protein; translation: MAAMIAVLLCFGTVALAQTPAFYNTAANSTTNAYPFNTTSSMKVEQHYLAGEFAGAYAGNITKVYWMGDAAVSPTYTNLKIWLGQTTGTFGTSTTTYATTGMTQVYNAASTPVTVPGANSWFGITLQTPFPYNPTQSLIVIFCHEGYSGTGIGLRYPGTSTVPPYRRIYGPACSSTAGSGTDGAGYNFGFDLASPNFNDAGIFGLVSPVNFCAGSYDIQVKLMNFGKQNLTSTTIKWTYDGVPESDYSWSGNLAPLSETTVTLGTKNFAAGVNHPLKVWTQLPNNVPDTGVFNDTLKANLKPALSGTFTIGGATPNYATFSAAAADLVANGVCGPVVFNVRPGTYTERVNLGIIPGTSNTNTVTFKSENGNRTSVIVQYAPTGTGDLGTVNMGGADWVTFRDMTIQSTGTTYAAAVQFAGGSDNNRFINNVLKGYASATTSTYQAVIYSPSPSLDNNNSFIGNSIEGGAYAAYWYGTGTGETNTLFDGNMMTGQYYMGLSMYYQNTPIIRNNTLNMTSTYSTNYLYYLYYFYGPYQVTGNKLIGLTTTGTKYGMYLYTNGATNTAASAPLVANNFIALDGGASVSYGIWLYYGSFTNVFHNTVYINSSSTTSRGLTIYYGTDNKSWNNIFYNPLGAMSYYFLDNVAQTTMDYNIHYTTGTNLAYLGGSYATNIGAMQTLLGSGREMNSKVKIVNFASPTTGDLHLAGASQNDMGLVATLLPQVTNDIDNDPRVLPYAGADEACYILGNKVSYELRDANGAKLSYINAPGTVYVYYSIDFPATAFTFTGTLKLYDVTTNALVFQSQFQGSKLAGQAATGTAQITIPSTVAPNTYRAEVIYNMPNSCGYFVDFTAGAGVLLVIPQGMVPCVVWPGDVNNDGIVNYGDRSALNRYISNANLRATWLQGPARYRVDFATNPFTYYTWEGQVAVPWQTPDGCYMDTDGSGAINNFDYLAMKLNWMKTHGTPKGGTNGFSPENFDMDQNYPNPFNPTTTIRFAAPERATVRLVVTDLLGREITKLVNGSVDAGVHTATFDAATLESGQYIATITMTGIESGINFSKSIKLSLVK